The Triticum aestivum cultivar Chinese Spring chromosome 3A, IWGSC CS RefSeq v2.1, whole genome shotgun sequence genome includes a region encoding these proteins:
- the LOC123060833 gene encoding KH domain-containing protein HEN4, whose amino-acid sequence MASHAYPSKRPFQKKYSEHNGRAKWQKTKHAPSQQPQLTIQPGVPLIRILCPTEKCGNVIGKGGSIIAKIRQENGVKIRVDEAVPGCDERVIVITTVEKDKEAIHEQGKENDGGTAVSADGEHEKEKDHSKEEKDDSDNAHGKEEQDDAERDDSKEENDDSSVAKTTKLEPERVIPSAMNAVLHVFDRIFITESENGTEDASGQKTPVSFRLLVLDSQVGSLLGIRGSVIKQMSADSGCEIRVSKENLPLCALLKDELCQINGELDSVKKGLNAVAQVLFTHPPRESDVVPVVHPSGSSSRTFDRSDGLPPGMPPNFHLPFQGPSHARGPFDTIDQRPNVAPFSTFPDQRSNIPPCSAFPDALMHGNASVPPEPLTFRLLCSSDKVGSIIGKGGNSIKTIQKDTGCEINILETIPKSDDHIIIISGPAHPGDGISPAQNAILHVQRKITPPTSNKEGPAISRLIVSPNQVGCLLGKGGSIIAEMRKLSKAHIIVLSKDKIPRGVQEIDEVVQITGDSEAIQEALMQITARLRNNLFRDRMASMGPSMQPPFGLLDPQFGAFAGIHESTSPRIYPNASQFHKDFMGRPLDEMSAPWTTKDVGDPMSVSGIPGMAHRGMGGFSGPVHSSRPIITGNIMVPRLVIPALCGHDGGCLNMIREFSGAKITIEEPLADSMDTPVMISGTPDQMHAARSLVQAFVLSEPPAP is encoded by the exons ATGGCTTCGCATGCGTACCCTTCCAAGAGACCATTCCAGAAGAAGTATTCAGAACACAATGGTCGGGCCAAGTGGCAAAAGACAAAACATGCTCCTTCGCAGCAGCCTCAGCTGACAATACAGCCTGGAGTTCCTCTTATCCGCATTCTTTGCCCTACTGAGAAATGTGGGAATGTTATTGGTAAAGGTGGTAGCATCATTGCAAAGATAAGGCAAGAAAACGGAGTGAAAATCCGGGTTGATGAAGCAGTCCCTGGTTGTGATGAGAGAGTTATTGTCATAACTACCGTTGAGAAGGACAAAGAAGCTATCCACGAGCAAGGTAAAGAGAATGATGGTGGTACTGCTGTTTCTGCTGATGGCGAGCATGAGAAGGAGAAAGACCACAGTAAGGAAGAAAAGGATGATTCAGATAATGCCCACGGcaaggaagaacaagatgatgcaGAGAGAGATGACagcaaggaagaaaatgatgattCTTCTGTTGCAAAAACTACAAAGTTGGAGCCAGAGAGGGTAATACCATCAGCAATGAACGCCGTTTTGCATGTCTTTGATAGGATTTTTATAACTGAAAGTGAAAATGGAACTGAAGATGCATCAGGCCAGAAAACTCCTGTTTCTTTCAGATTGTTGGTGCTAGATAGCCAAGTAGGTTCGCTTTTGGGAATTCGAGGTAGTGTGATTAAGCAAATGTCCGCTGATAGTGGCTGTGAAATCCGAGTTTCAAAGGAGAATCTTCCTTTATGTGCTTTACTCAAAGATGAACTTTGTCAG ATTAATGGAGAGCTTGACTCAGTTAAGAAAGGTCTGAATGCAGTGGCTCAAGTGCTCTTTACTCACCCCCCTAGGGAAAGTGATGTAGTTCCTGTTGTTCATCCTTCTGGTTCATCATCACGCACCTTCGATCGCTCAGATGGTCTTCCTCCAGGAATGCCACCTAACTTTCATCTCCCTTTTCAAGGGCCATCCCATGCCAGGGGACCTTTTGATACCATTGACCAAAGGCCAAATGTTGCACCTTTCTCAACTTTTCCTGACCAACGCTCAAACATTCCTCCCTGTTCTGCTTTTCCTGATGCTCTCATGCATGGCAACGCTTCAGTTCCCCCAGAACCTCTCACCTTCAGGCTATTATGTTCAAGTGACAAGGTCGGAAGTATTATAGGGAAGGGTGGAAACAGTATCAAGACTATTCAGAAAGATACAGGTTGTGAAATAAATATTCTTGAGACTATTCCAAAGTCAGATgatcacatcataatcatctctGGACCTGCG CATCCAGGTGATGGCATTTCCCCAGCACAGAATGCAATTTTGCATGTGCAGCGTAAAATTACGCCACCCACCTCTAACAAGGAGGGTCCTGCAATATCTAGGCTGATCGTTTCACCTAACCAAGTTGGCTGCCTCCTTGGCAAAGGTGGCAGTATCATAGCTGAAATGAGGAAGCTGTCAAAAGCCCATATAATAGTGTTGAGCAAAGACAAGATCCCAAGGGGTGTACAAGAAATTGATGAAGTTGTTCAG ATAACCGGGGATTCTGAGGCTATTCAGGAAGCTCTGATGCAGATAACTGCTAGGCTACGTAACAATCTTTTCCGGGACAGAATGGCTTCAATGGGTCCCAGTATGCAGCCACCTTTTGGTTTGCTGGATCCTCAGTTTGGTGCATTTGCGGGAATCCATGAATCTACATCTCCTAGGATTTATCCTAATGCATCTCAGTTTCATAAAGATTTCATGGGACGACCATTGGATGAGATGTCTGCTCCTTGGACCACAAAG GATGTTGGTGATCCGATGTCAGTATCTGGCATTCCTGGAATGGCACACAGAGGAATGGGTGGATTTTCAGG ACCTGTTCATTCATCTAGGCCAATCATAACTGGAAATATCATGGTTCCAAGATTAGTTATACCTGCTCTATGTGGGCATGATGGAGGTTGTTTGAATATGATACGTGAG TTTTCAGGAGCTAAGATAACAATCGAGGAACCGCTGGCTGATTCCATGGATACACCTGTTATGATATCTGGCACACCGGATCAGATGCATGCAGCCCGAAGTCTTGTTCAAGCATTTGTTCTAAGTGAACCACCTGCCCCATGA
- the LOC123058181 gene encoding uncharacterized protein has protein sequence MNSRPATMAEAAPPPLLGGLPDEIAIWEILVRLPPKDLLRCRAVCRAWRCTTSTRDFLLTHHARQPSLPLSYVKNYGGDLFTLDIISFDHQGGAATPQTVARLRRHILIPRVSCDGLIVFWIECKAGQQLFICNPATRQYGCLPMLFGGPLSAVGMPFGAPRPVAVGMYSHSPTGEYRLLLLQKAEAPDGSSLVYTYALGSSQPPWHLHIEGPNLNELDYEHEVWAFKYRVEIPYAELTLQFGLFYPRDCVVFTSWVGDVAVLVPFGRWLLQLDVGGKLVASFEDSGGLIGQPYQLKQTLVQHTFFLTLEGYVVNGSPFI, from the exons ATGAACTCCCGGCCAGCGACCATGGCGGAGGCCGCACCGCCTCCTCTCCTCGGCGGCCTCCCTGACGAGATCGCCATCTGGGAGATCCTCGTCCGCCTGCCCCCCAAAGACCTCCTCCGCTGCCGTGCCGTCTGCCGTGCCTGGCGCTGCACCACCTCCACCCGCGACTTCCTCCTCACCCACCACGCCCGCcagccctccctccctctctcctacGTCAAAAATTACGGCGGCGACCTTTTCACCCTAGACATCATCTCCTTCGACCACCAGGGAGGGGCCGCCACCCCCCAGACCGTCGCGCGACTTCGCCGCCATATCTTAATTCCGAGGGTCTCCTGCGACGGCTTAATCGTCTTCTGGATAGAATGCAAAGCTGGTCAACAACTATTCATCTGCAACCCGGCGACTCGTCAGTATGGTTGCCTCCCGATGCTTTTTGGCGGTCCCCTGTCCGCCGTGGGGATGCCTTTTGGCGCTCCCCGACCCGTGGCCGTGGGGATGTACTCACACAGCCCAACCGGCGAGTACCGACTACTATTGCTGCAGAAAGCTGAAGCACCAGATGGCTCCTCCCTCGTCTACACATACGCTTTAGGCTCCAGCCAGCCGCCGTGGCACCTACACATCGAAGGCCCCAATTTGAACGAACTG GACTACGAGCACGAGGTCTGGGCTTTTAAATACCGGGTTGAAATACCGTATGCGGAGCTCACCTTGCAGTTTGGATTGTTTTACCCGCGTGATTGTGTGGTGTTTACTTCTTGGGTTGGCGATGTGGCAGTGCTGGTCCCGTTTGGCCGCTGGTTACTTCAGCTTGACGTGGGTGGCAAGCTGGTTGCCAGTTTCGAGGACAGCGGTGGACTCATTGGTCAGCCATATCAGCTCAAGCAAACTCTTGTTCAGCATACCTTCTTTCTTACACTAGAGGGTTATGTTGTCAATGGTTCGCCTTTCATCTGA
- the LOC123060836 gene encoding glutaredoxin domain-containing cysteine-rich protein CG12206: protein MGCSGSKEVAVAEVAYRPPATSVSLFDISAVEEPWLIAKQNAAAANGDVEADQSDDEYEDDDEEEEEEEEQDAKKPTAGVALPILDKLDGYELAPASWSEVSKALEVIKPTLDSKQTAEPKPAPKKKKKKKKQPAEVQAQPAAPPPTQKEQTSQTPSVGGTVEAAKKDPPPVRPYAHVAEDSDTKKPPPPELTGRRVVKENPFLLRDREAKNADGTAAAPKWRRRDPFEGYPERRPPGASGGGVVLYTTTLRGVRRTFEDCERARAAVETCAEAAGLTVDERDVALHGEYLRELRELLAADEEQGAGVSPPPRLFLMGRYLGGAEACAELVESGKLAEMLRWARARGEACAAKDGRGCEGCGGARFVPCLECGGGCKVVVGGTGGVVERCGRCNENGLMMCPICH from the coding sequence ATGGGTTGCTCGGGCTCCAAGGAAGTGGCGGTGGCCGAGGTCGCCTACCGCCCTCCGGCCACCAGCGTCTCCCTGTTCGACATCAGCGCCGTCGAGGAGCCGTGGCTCATCGCCAAGCagaacgccgccgccgccaacggcGACGTCGAGGCAGACCAGAGTGATGACGAATACgaagacgacgatgaagaggaagaggaggaggaagagcaggaCGCCAAGAAGCCCACCGCCGGCGTGGCGCTCCCTATCCTCGACAAGCTCGACGGCTACGAGCTCGCGCCGGCGTCGTGGTCCGAGGTGAGCAAGGCCCTTGAAGTCATCAAGCCTACGCTCGACTCCAAGCAAACGGCGGAACCCAAGCCTGCccccaagaagaaaaagaagaagaagaagcagccagCTGAGGTACAGGCCcagccggcggcgccgccgccaacgCAGAAGGAGCAGACGTCCCAGACGCCGTCTGTTGGCGGCACGGTCGAAGCTGCCAAGAAGGACCCGCCGCCAGTGAGGCCGTACGCGCATGTCGCTGAGGATTCTGACACGAAGAAGCCCCCGCCGCCGGAGCTCACAGGGCGGCGCGTCGTGAAAGAAAACCCCTTCCTGCTGCGGGACCGCGAGGCCAAGAACGCGGACGGGACCGCCGCCGCGCCCAAGTGGCGCCGGAGGGACCCGTTTGAGGGGTATCCGGAGCGACGCCCCCCGGGCgcgagcggcggcggggtggtgctgTACACGACGACGCTCCGCGGCGTGCGGCGCACGTTCGAGGACTGCGAGCGCGCGCGAGCGGCGGTCGAGACGTGCGCGGAGGCGGCGGGCCTGACCGTGGACGAGCGCGACGTGGCGCTGCATGGGGAGTACCTGCGCGAGCTCCGGGAGCTGCTGGCGGCCGACGAGGAGCAGGGCGCCGGCGTCTCGCCGCCGCCGAGGCTGTTCCTGATGGGGCGGTACCTGGGCGGCGCGGAGGCGTGCGCGGAGCTGGTGGAGAGTGGGAAGCTGGCGGAGATGCTGCGCTGGGCCAGGGCGCGCGGGGAGGCGTGCGCGGCCAAGGACGGCCGCGGCTGCGAGGGGTGCGGCGGGGCGCGGTTCGTGCCGTGCCTGGAGTGCGGCGGCGGGTGCAAGGTGgtggtcggcggcaccggcggcgtggtcgagaggtgcggcaggtgcaacGAGAACGGCTTGATGATGTGCCCCATCTGCCACTGA